A DNA window from Longimicrobium sp. contains the following coding sequences:
- a CDS encoding type II toxin-antitoxin system VapC family toxin codes for MLFLDACALVKRYLHEGISSQRMKEITGRPVRWGGLVVSEFVEIEVVSGIAKSAREYRNPLGRGEALRRVPKTVDEFQRAFRGGAFTIVHVDEALVQAGIAELRRNPQHEIGAGDAIHLATALGIVRDTGAPLVFATADQGLYSAARRHGLQVFNPNYEGARELEALLHRC; via the coding sequence ATGCTGTTCCTTGACGCCTGCGCCCTCGTCAAGCGCTACCTGCACGAGGGGATCAGCAGCCAGAGGATGAAGGAGATCACGGGCCGTCCCGTCCGCTGGGGCGGCCTGGTCGTTTCGGAGTTCGTGGAGATCGAGGTGGTGTCCGGCATCGCGAAGTCCGCGCGCGAGTACCGCAACCCGCTAGGACGCGGCGAGGCGCTGCGGCGGGTCCCGAAGACGGTGGACGAGTTCCAGCGCGCGTTCCGCGGCGGCGCTTTCACCATCGTGCACGTGGACGAGGCGCTGGTGCAGGCGGGGATCGCGGAGCTGAGGCGGAACCCCCAGCACGAGATCGGCGCGGGCGACGCCATCCACCTGGCCACAGCGCTAGGGATCGTGCGCGACACCGGCGCGCCGCTGGTGTTCGCCACGGCCGACCAGGGGCTGTACTCCGCGGCCCGCCGCCACGGCCTGCAGGTCTTCAACCCGAACTACGAAGGCGCGCGGGAGCTGGAGGCGCTGCTACACCGGTGCTGA